The nucleotide sequence CCAGAGCCATACATCACCGCTATCTGTATCAATTACCGATTACTCAACACCAAAACTCGGTCATTAATCAAACATCAATGACATTTCACGATTATTTTACGTTATCCGCAGTTTCTGCACTAAACCAAGCAAGGTGTCTGCAACCAATGACAGCCATAAATCATAACTTAATAGActaacatattttattaatacaataGAAAACTAATTTGTTGACCTTTCTGAGAAAACCTTGTTTGGAATGCTGCTTTTGTTTTGATTGTGCTGAATGAAGCGGAAAGATTCAAATATAATGACTGAtgcgaataaaattttaatatttgctgGTAGCATTGGCATTTTCAAGCTGAAAGTCAGAAACCGTCATTGTAATCTAGAATAGTCGATAGTAATTCAGTTGAGTCAAGcgtaattacaatttaaatacaataaaagcGCCTATTGAAATTTGTATTGTCAGCCCGCATCCGAAAGCTTCAGTTGTAAtgttaaaacattattttgtaattcaGGAAATACAAAATGAAGGATACACGGAGCATATACTGATTTCTTGTGAACATGACGCTTTCTAGATTTTTACCCTTCAAACGTTATTTAGGCAGggtaaatgattttttcagcCACTGTCCATATATTTGTTTCAATATACTGCGGCGACATATGTGGTACagcaaaaaaatgtcttcagtAGATTTTCTGACCACGATGTGTGGCAAGCGCTGGAAAAACGTTTTACTTCCCCGTATTCACATCAGCAAATGTTTCAGGTGCTAGTTTCCTATGTCCTTGCTGTGGCTTCCGCTCTATACGTGGGCCCCCAACACATTCCTGTTATAGGACCCAATGGGGTGCCAGTGGAGCCCCATGAAGTGCAAGCAGCACGTGCTAGCCACCTTGCAGCCCTAGCTTCAGCTCATTCCGGGGTGTCCGTAGCTGCGCCTTATTACGGCTCTGCGCCTTTTACTGCCTTCTCGGGAGTACCGTCTTTAGGTAATATTTTAGCGCTGATTAatgagattttgaaaaagatcCCTTTTAGGACATAATGCTCTCCCCTTGGACACCCCTGAGGTGGCTTCAGCCAAACTTCAGCATTATCATGACTTCGCAGTGGCTGCCGGAAGGAATGGGATTCATGCCCCCCTCTATTCATCTCCTCTAGTTGCTGGCAACTATCCTGCGGATACACCTGAGGTATTTGCATTCACACATGAATCTGTAAGGTTTTGCTCAAAAACCTATCTAGGTCCAAGTGGCGAAAGCTGCCCACTTTGCAGCCCACGCAGAAGCTTTATCTCGTTCAGGTCCCACTCCATTCACTTTCTTCCATTCACGCAAGCGCCGTGACGTCTATGGAGGATATCACATCCCTGTGATCGGGCCTAATGGTGTTCCACAAGAAACCCCTGAAGTCCAAGCCGCCAAAGCCCACCATTTTGCAGCTCTCGCTGAGGCAGCCACCAGGGGAGGACCCGCCCAATACGCCCACGCTCCCTACAACTCTGGAGCCTACGTAGATGACCATCAACGGTACTATGGCCCTTATGCTGAGATAGGACATGATGGACAGCCACAGGAGACTCAAGAAGTTAAGGCTGCGAAAGCCTACCATTTCGCTGCGTATTCTCAGGCTTTGAGTGGAAACCCTGGACATTACTATTGATGGATGTAGATTCTAAGATATATTTAAGAGTAGCCTGTAGCTTGGCAACATTGGTGGTGccttaattaacaattaaaccGGTCCTAAACCACCCTTGTTGCCAAATGTATATATTGATTCAGTCTTAATTGTATGGGGGAACAACACAGTTACCATTATTGTAGgacatttttgtattaattaagagcaataaatattatctCTCACAAAATAATTATGACTTATCCTTCCCACAAGttttaagtataataatttGATCAGCTAGTGATTCATATTATTACCTCAAGTCAAAACCGATATGTTGGTACATTTGGCATATCTTGCACGAATGAATATTTCCGCTCTGTTGATTCCTTATGCCTGCGAATTAATTTGATATAACCAAAGGGGAATTAACATAGATAAACCATATCGGTTACATAGTTGAAGATATGGGTGTAAGAAATGCAGGTATTCGGGTTAATTTCGGTGTGGTCAAATTGGATTTTCCGCCTTGTTGAATGATAATGACGATGAAAAAGTACTAAAAGTAGACACTTACCACCGCGAcaaattctctaaattcaGTCACgtagaaatgaaatatttgataatattttctGGGGGTTTTCAAGCTTGCTCATTTGCATTTAAGTAAATGTTGCATAGATATTGCCACAACGTCACTAACGCCGGCCAGTGGGTGGTTGGTTTACTCCGTGTATTCGATTCAGGAAGATAATGTTATTTACCCTTAAAACATTAGCCCGAAATAGAGCTTATCCGTGTAAATAGTAgacataaatttcataattatgCACCTATAAATAATCCGTGCACTTTGCCTCACCCTTTAAAGTGGGGGACACTGttaacttttataaaatcGCAAAGTGCAGTTAGACTTGTTATTATGAAAATCAGAACTCGTTTACCAGTACCGACCATAACAAATTCTTCAGTTGTCAAGGATCTTCGAAGATTTGCGATCCTTAGGGGCGCACCCATCAGGAAGCACTTTCATGTGAGATCCTGGGGCCTACCCCGAATTCGTTTGCATAACTTGATTTCCCAACCTTGAATAAATAAACCCTTTTTTTTGCTACACTTTTAATTTGCGAGACAGTTTTGTCTCCGATATGTTCAAACGATACGTGGAAGCATATGAAAAATCTTTCTCCAAAGGCGGGGCGTGCTATATAAGGTGTTAAGGTCACTGTTTTAATAAGTTGTTCTTTGTTGGTTCAGTAGGTGCATATTGAAAGAAATTATGATCATCAGATACTTACTGGTAAGAGCTGATTTGGCAAGTAACAATTTTTGTGGTTGTCGTTATCGCTTTTTTGGCGACTACTCTAATCATTTCTAACCTATCTCTATTACATGTACCCATGAATGTTATTAGGCAAAAGAACGTTCAATACGATTCACTATGTTTAATTTCAGTCTCATTTAATAGTTAATAAAGGCAAAGACCCGAGACGATCTCGCATGTTATGTAGAGGAAAAATTGATAACACTCCGGCATCACGACAGACTGAAATGCGCATGATATTTAGTCTATGATGagatttatgaataaaaattcacattcaCAATCTGTCTACATGGAAGTCTATTTTCTCATTGCTTAACACGTCAGGTCATCCATGTTGTGACCCGTAGAAGTGATCTAGAGTAAACTTCGCGAAGTATTATAAACTTGGTTCAACGttaattggaattttttaaccaaaaaacttTAAGGTCTCCACCATCGCCCTGGTCTCGTGCGAAGCAGGACCTTCTCTAGAACCAATCAAACTATCCCCTGAATATTTCCACCCAATCCAATCTCTCTACCACTCTCAAGACCAGCTGGGTCACTATGTCTATGGATACGCCACCCCCACCATCAGCAAAAGTGAAACCAAGACCCCCGATGGGGTCACCCATGGAGGGTATTCGTACATAGGTAATATTTAGACACGATTAAATTGACAGGTAACTAAATAAAGCTTAATGTTGTTTCAGATGGCGATGGCCACCTGCAAACCGTCCAATACACTGCAGACCCTCACAATGGCTTCAGAGTAGCTGCTACTAACTTACCAGTTGAAGCTGCTGATGTTGCTCAAGCCAGAGCTGCTCATTTGGCCGAATTCGAAGCCATTAAATCTGAGAGAGCGAATAAAGTAGTACCAGTACCATATTTCAATCCTGTTAGCGTTCCTCACAATGCAGTTCCTGAGGTAAATCAACGTATCATATAAACTGTTGGTAAAATGAAGTGTATACCATGCCGACTTTCGTACCAAATTTAATAGTAGAAAACTCTAAAAaggtttacaaaatttattttagtgcGATGATCTTAAGTATACGGTCATTACTGCAGTATTAAAGAGGTTCTCAAAAAGTTGGAAGTGTGCTTTGATACTAAGCAGACAAAAAATTACGTGATTTGGGTGATTTAGCTGGAATTTTTCCATCgtgtaaaatttgaagataaaataTAGAAAGTGCTTTTCCAGTATAAGAACAAACACCTCCCTGTACGCTATATGAGTAAGACAAGTTAGTACCTGAAGGATTTTCCATTCCACTAAGCAATTGTTTCTGGTAAATCCTGGAAGGGaacatatattttaatatctagCGATATCTTCCCAGATTTACGTGTGCTGTAGGGATATGTAAATTATCCAAGAAATAGGCCTGCTAACCTAAACTGAAGAAACTCAAATCCGGTAAAccgttttaaagtttcaaatttggtGCATATAAAAACTTACTCGACACATTGCTTGCATCAGCATTTTAAATGCTGAAAATTAGATTTCCTAATCGTATATTATCAGCTTCCAGCACCGGTTACTGACCTTCCAGAAGTAGTACAGGCTCGAGCTCAACACTTGGCAGTTCTTCATGAGGCTTACAGAAACGCCCAAGGGGCCCAGTTGGGATATGGGTTACCACAGGCACCACTACCAGTACAAGATCTACCAGAGGTATGTTTcgatcaattatttttatctaattttcataatttaattttttaacacaatttcGTAATTTGAAACATCAGGTGGTAAAAGCTAGACAAGAACACTTAGCTGCTGTTGCGAAAGAACGAGCCATTCAGAGCCAACTTAGAGCTGAAGTGGCTTTAAGTCCGGTACCTGAGAACTTAAACGGGCATGTGGTACCGATTCAAACTCACGTGAGTGATGGAAATCCTTTGCCTGTAGCTCCTCAGGCTCAGCTAAGTTATACTCCTGAGCAATACGGATTTAATGCGTATTCTTATGGGTAAGTTACACTCATTAAAGCTTATCTTTATCTGTATAATGTAATGACCCtaaaagtaaacaattttttggtttataaatttgtcatttgacctcaaaataaaaatattactgataagataaagaaataattaagggatttttttccaattcgaATTTTGCCTTAGATACATTGGACCTCACAGCGCAAAATCGGAGACCCAAACCTCAGATGGAGTAGTCAGAGGAGGCTATTCTTACATAGACGCCCATGGCATCGTCCAGACTGTCACTTACATAGCAGATAAGGCTGGATTTAGAGTGGCTGCTACCAATATTCCTGTGGACAAGAACCATTTAAGTCAGCCTAGTTCTGCCCCAGCAGCCCCAGTAGCAGAAGAGAAGATACTTGTACCTGTCTCTTATTCCACTAGTGTGGAATATTAGACTGATTTACGGCTGTTGTGATTTTAAACCAATTTACCCTAATCCTGTGTACACTTTATCAACTTTgtttgaaatataattaagcAATGTTGCGGCCTATTGATCCTTAGCCTTTAAGctcgttaaaaaaaagttgcaaacCCTGACATCAGTTAGCTTCAGCTCTTTcttattaatagttttcgaaaCCCTGAAATCACAACAATGACATCTTTATTAATGAATCAACACTCTAAAGTATGTTTGCAATATATTAAGCTTACTAAACGTCTTTCTGGTTATCTTGAGGGGCTCGACTGTAATGAATCTGTAGTAAAGAGTCTATCAGTCTGGCCTCTAACCTTTGAGGAGATA is from Euwallacea similis isolate ESF13 chromosome 14, ESF131.1, whole genome shotgun sequence and encodes:
- the LOC136413359 gene encoding cuticle protein 18.7-like, with protein sequence MKFLVLVSYVLAVASALYVGPQHIPVIGPNGVPVEPHEVQAARASHLAALASAHSGVSVAAPYYGSAPFTAFSGVPSLGHNALPLDTPEVASAKLQHYHDFAVAAGRNGIHAPLYSSPLVAGNYPADTPEVQVAKAAHFAAHAEALSRSGPTPFTFFHSRKRRDVYGGYHIPVIGPNGVPQETPEVQAAKAHHFAALAEAATRGGPAQYAHAPYNSGAYVDDHQRYYGPYAEIGHDGQPQETQEVKAAKAYHFAAYSQALSGNPGHYY
- the LOC136413438 gene encoding uncharacterized protein gives rise to the protein MIIRYLLVSTIALVSCEAGPSLEPIKLSPEYFHPIQSLYHSQDQLGHYVYGYATPTISKSETKTPDGVTHGGYSYIDGDGHLQTVQYTADPHNGFRVAATNLPVEAADVAQARAAHLAEFEAIKSERANKVVPVPYFNPVSVPHNAVPELPAPVTDLPEVVQARAQHLAVLHEAYRNAQGAQLGYGLPQAPLPVQDLPEVVKARQEHLAAVAKERAIQSQLRAEVALSPVPENLNGHVVPIQTHVSDGNPLPVAPQAQLSYTPEQYGFNAYSYGYIGPHSAKSETQTSDGVVRGGYSYIDAHGIVQTVTYIADKAGFRVAATNIPVDKNHLSQPSSAPAAPVAEEKILVPVSYSTSVEY